Proteins encoded together in one Plasmodium cynomolgi strain B DNA, chromosome 9, whole genome shotgun sequence window:
- a CDS encoding 30S ribosomal protein S9 (putative), with amino-acid sequence MMDVGKMFREMIIKHGNVINAVGINTVRINTVRINTVRMNAVRVPRRFIKMTPTRNEGKVTQKRNKQDYILSLDEALYLSKEMGIKTTTEIQKIVMRSPPFSPDMSPFLIDNFLCSANKDSHSDEIAQIDQKLKTLEERENNKEVSEQGEVEDPLQNNDMMIDVVQNREEDIINKILIDKFNKKRGKTFIHNDMEWLEESEGIGTNKRSCAYVYIKRGSGIVKVNAEEDLYIRWPYFYNRMDVLEPFYVTNTSCVFDVFIKLKGGGISGQSKAARLAIGRALLNACPLIYEDLKQHHILYEDMRQKFPKMPGRKKSRAMKQWSKR; translated from the coding sequence ATGATGGATGTAGGGAAGATGTTCCGagaaatgataataaaacaTGGAAACGTGATAAACGCGGTAGGGATAAACACGGTAAGGATAAACACGGTAAGGATAAACACGGTAAGGATGAACGCGGTAAGGGTTCCTAGGCGATTTATAAAGATGACCCCTACGCGGAATGAAGGAAAggtaacacaaaaaaggaacaaacagGATTACATATTATCGCTGGACGAAGCATTATATTTGTCTAAAGAAATGGGGATCAAGACAACCACGGAGATCCAGAAAATTGTGATGAggtccccccctttttctcctgaCATGAGTCCATTCCTAattgacaattttttgtgtagTGCGAATAAGGACAGCCATTCGGATGAAATAGCTCAAATTGATCAAAAGTTGAAAACGTTAgaggaaagggaaaacaacAAAGAGGTGAGTGAACAAGGAGAAGTCGAAGACCCTCTGCAGAACAATGATATGATGATTGATGTTGTTCAAAATCGTGAGGAggatattattaataaaattcttaTTGACAagtttaataaaaaaagggggaagaccTTTATCCATAATGATATGGAATGGCTGGAAGAGTCAGAAGGGATTGGGACAAACAAAAGATcgtgtgcatatgtttatataaaaaggggCAGTGGTATTGTTAAGGTAAATGCTGAAGAAGATCTGTACATTAGGTggccttatttttataatcgaATGGATGTTTTGGAACCCTTTTATGTGACTAATACTTCTTGCGTTTTTGATGTgtttataaaattgaaaGGCGGTGGAATCAGTGGGCAGTCCAAAGCAGCTAGGTTGGCCATAGGACGGGCTCTACTCAACGCTTGTCCACTCATTTATGAAGACCTTAAACAGCACCATATTCTGTACGAAGATATGAGGCAGAAATTTCCGAAAATGCCAGGAcggaaaaaatcaagggcTATGAAGCAGTGGTCCAAGAGGTGA
- a CDS encoding hypothetical protein (putative), translating to MFESYKQKKLNYMVLDGTNIDNFLTVYSHTYQAAIKGVTPNVLRTFSFYDLENAYFMYDVKSIHIFRKVKDKDKGKSVILKGLNDNFFNAILEVISHNKDKKKINGAEGNAAFIREEMGKAERNRNFPGGGKNMNADKENSNHMALWSSNNHEEFGYEYIKDIIKKGEKELYETDKMYHNSNDEYSSHTSDSVEQ from the exons atgttcgaAAGTTATAAACAGAAAAAGCTGAATTACATGGTATTAGATGGCACAAATATAG ACAATTTTTTGACGGTGTATTCTCACACGTACCAGGCTGCTATAAAGGGCGTGACCCCCAATGTGCTACGAACGTTTAG CTTCTACGATCTGGAGAATGCCTACTTTATGTACGACGTTAAAAGCATTCACATTTTCAGAAAAGTGAAGGACAAggataaaggaaaaagtgtGATATTAAAAGGCCTAAACGATAACTTCTTTAACGCTATATTG GAGGTCATATCCCATAATaaagataagaaaaaaataaatggtgCCGAGGGGAATGCCGCTTTTATTCGTgaagaaatgggaaaggCAGAACGGAATAGGAATTTCCccggaggggggaaaaacatgAACGCTGATAAAGAGAACTCAAACCATATGGCACTTTGGTCATCCAATAATCACGAAGAGTTTGGTTATGAGTACATCAAagacataataaaaaaaggagagaaggaaTTGTACGAGACGGACAAAATGTACCACAACAGCAATGATGAGTACTCGTCTCACACGTCCGACAGCGTGGAGCAGTAA
- a CDS encoding hypothetical protein (putative), whose product MEKLFNCEILDRPARCKGVKEEDGWDAPGEGDAADGQSLALHNVLDYTQLYRKYKEKNAAKWVNKLPVSPYRYPPNLKNANFDEIKTEYIYDEINAHFSRGELDETAADGTESNQNWYEGDLKIWIPPNEQERRKHLKEKKSLRKKIYDGEVIFYEDYVEQQAAKDYERFFKKPYQVKKKDEGGKYYFYGKKLDMNEHEDIYRKYYNLDDEFFIRRMQLKEVINKKKEKNVKEEEKKEEEEKKKLQKEYAKLSFKDQNFIVKIKEENNLESYLSTYKFYKKNKNIFEKDLPEIKKKELLFGLIPDIILPANVRKTKHPKNCLVPLSSIHTYANFIDDLFKCPYIYTAIDAELGKYWKTNENEVINNIKSEKIKKGYKKDIYSVTKEQLQSSSEKLKNLLNGEEKEGKKTVNVTINFKIPKKENKTKTVCKGRYVV is encoded by the coding sequence ATGGAAAAACTGTTCAACTGCGAGATTTTAGACCGACCCGCACGCTGCAAAGGGGTAAAGGAAGAAGACGGCTGGGACGCTCCGGGCGAGGGGGACGCAGCAGACGGACAAAGTCTGGCGCTCCACAACGTCCTAGACTACACCCAACTGTACAGAAaatacaaagaaaaaaatgcagctaAGTGGGTTAACAAGCTGCCTGTGTCTCCATACAGATATCCccccaatttaaaaaatgccaattttgatgaaataaaaacggaGTACATATATGACGAAATAAATGCGCACTTTTCGAGGGGGGAACTTGACGAAACAGCGGCAGATGGAACGGAAAGTAACCAAAACTGGTACGAAGgagatttaaaaatttggattCCTCCAAATGAACAAGAGCGACGAAAACacttgaaggaaaaaaaaagtctgcgaaaaaaaatatacgacGGAGAAGTCATCTTCTATGAAGATTACGTGGAACAACAAGCAGCGAAGGATTACGagcgattttttaaaaaaccgtatcaagtgaaaaaaaaagacgaaggAGGTAAGTACTATTTTTACGGGAAAAAATTAGACATGAACGAGCATGAAGATATATACAGAAAGTACTACAACTTGgatgatgaattttttatcagaCGGATGCAACTGAAAGAggtgataaataaaaagaaagaaaaaaatgtgaaagaagaagaaaaaaaagaggaagaagaaaaaaaaaaattacaaaaggaATATGCAAAATTAAGTTTTAAAGATCAAAATTttatagtaaaaataaaagaagaaaataatttggaAAGTTATCTAAGTACttataaattttacaaaaaaaataaaaatatctttgAAAAAGATTTGcctgaaattaaaaaaaaagaattattgtTTGGACTAATTCCTGATATCATTTTACCTGCCAACGTTCGGAAAACAAAACAcccaaaaaattgtttagTCCCCCTCAGTAGCATACACACCTATGCAAATTTTATTGACGACCTTTTCAAGTGCCCATACATTTACACAGCCATCGATGCCGAACTGGGAAAGTACTGGAAAACGAATGAAAACGAAGTTATAAATAACATCAAAtcggagaaaataaaaaagggctaCAAGAAGGACATCTATTCAGTGACCAAAGAGCAGCTACAAAGTTCtagtgaaaaattaaaaaatttactcaacggtgaggagaaggagggaaaaaaaacggtcaATGTTACTATAAACTTTAAGataccaaaaaaggaaaataaaacgaaaacgGTGTGCAAGGGGAGGTACGTCGTGTAG
- a CDS encoding DnaJ domain containing protein (putative): protein MIGNKEDAYECFNLANRYLKAGNYSHAKNLFLKSKRMFPDIDISEQVKICEEELRKRENAAAQRNASQANGNSHSSNNSGNYNGTTYRPNHNNLHERHHRAKDDGIEKILRTNNYYEILGIPKNSNDETIRGAYKKLAKLYHPDKNKEKGAEEAFKKVSIAFQHLINKEKRHEYDNNSETDHSHHHPTYRTTHYYYNDDVFTPEDIFRNFFGINFATCNNRTFRTNINNNRAYANSNNSASANSQRTYSFVQIAIFLIMFVIFFLSSHFEQPKAVYSLNKTSYFDTLNYTSLNKIRFYTKRTFNYNYPKNSHPRFQIEYEVEYKYYEHECHVLTKKIKNDYYREKNQYQKKINYHEIPESCMKLKTLEDQYNNYIMKLKRR from the exons ATGATAGGGAACAAAGAAGACGCGTATGAATGTTTCAACCTGGCGAACCGATACCTGAAGGCGGGGAATTACAGCCATGCGAAGAATCTCTTTCTCAAATCCAAGCGCATGTTCCCCGATATTGACATTAGTGAGCAAGTGAAAATATGCGAAGAGGAATTAAGGAAGAGGGAAAACGCCGCAGCACAGAGAAACGCAAGTCAAGCCAATGGAAACAGCCATAGCAGCAACAATAGTGGTAATTACAACGGCACAACGTACCGACCCAATCATAACAACCTACATGAACGCCATCATAGGGCAAAGGATGAcggcatagaaaaaatattgaggACAAACAATTATTACGAAATTTTGGGCATTCCAAAAAACAGTAATGATGAAACGATTAGAGgtgcatataaaaaactgGCAAAGTTATATCACCCGGAtaagaacaaagaaaaaggagcgGAAGAAGCTTTCAAAAAAGTTTCGATAGCCTTTCaacatttaataaataaagaaaaaagacacGAATATGACAACAATTCAGAAACGGACCATTCACACCATCATCCAACGTATAGAACCAcgcattattattataatgatgATGTATTTACGCCTGAAGAtatttttcgtaatttttttggcatcaATTTTGCCACGTGTAATAACAGGACGTTCAGGACCAATATCAACAACAACAGGGCCTATGCAAATAGTAACAATAGTGCCAGTGCCAATAGCCAACGGACCTATTCCTTCGTTCAAAtcgctatatttttaatcatgtttgttatttttttcttatcaaGTCATTTCGAGCAGCCCAAG GCTGTCTACTCGCTCAATAAAACGAGCTACTTTGATACGCTAAATTACACCTCGTTGAACAAAATACGGTTTTACACAAAGAGGAcgtttaattataattatccGAAGAATAGCCATCCACGTTTTCAA ATCGAATACGAAGTTGAGTACAAATATTACGAGCACGAATGTCACGTGTTaacgaagaaaataaaaaatgattactaCCGAGAAAAAAACCAATACC aaaaaaaaataaattaccaCGAAATTCCGGAAAGCTGTATGAAGTTGAAAACGCTAGAG GACCAATACAACAACTACATCATGAAGTTAAAAAGGCGATAG
- a CDS encoding subtilisin-like protease 2 (putative) — protein sequence MSVGRKSDIFSKLINHGNIENFDNLGEDEQEEKEKGKEAEEKGKEKENEEEEKEAKKPQEQAQPEQSDQQSGHKSLREEGSKSDSREKEGTQSNLSEPPPGGESPQEGGDNLEHGIEVVAGKGDDKSKGQEREKEKNLMGSKKEGEKTEKSNEEGSPKGDSLQGGDAEEGSALSAAGKAEEEEGEEEEGEEAEGEEEEGEEEEGEEEEDKNNQGNKYQLNEGENVAQEDIKTQKFDHYTIVTNSNDVLNDIRVDASDISKLSIESINIPYSEENKTVFTHQRHIVLTNKGNKKYRIVLMTKNPKFTELEDEPNEGAATNTFIERERMEKKKTPNGEGEHDNDRTNLYGGKGTLDFGKAYHSNRKGSGREMGTPSGTRNPNVEMHTAGGTGEGGIRGTINRLFSFLSFKVNRDEPVSGTGESKDGGGRDGGDGGKKGNDNGGDDRSERSDRSDRSDHSDRSDRPPRDDRTHDLYEILSADKLVDQYLLNLKNDALDKQELIFVLRGDLDLHSAYMKRVIKRSNAKFEQHIKKNFQQVDRIVYDVSSPINFLCFFVPTVFDMSNFHLLKEALLVLQRELERYMENWSFSNTYVTLDAPHVGGGESGAPADGRNDSHKGAHADIHKDAHVDSRADAHVDNRADGPTNRKARKFVKKKKKLYNGKYSFLRKFWSFDSIIAFARRMNKKNMDIEKEILNFLPKELREYSTWNLSVIRVFNAWFLAGYGNKNVKVCVIDSGVDKNHIDLMKNVYIPEYSEQYEMTEDFYDFMVKNPTDSSGHGTHVTGIVGGIANDLGMVGVAPNVTLISLRFIDGVKYGGSFHAIKAINVCILNKAPIINASWGSSKYDANIYLAVERLKYTFNGKGTVLVTAAGNESKNNDEHPLYPSSFKLPHVYSVASISKNFEISPFSNYGAKSVHIMAPGHHIYSTTPNNSYKINTGTSMAAPHVCGVNALIYSVCYNQGFIPPAEEVLDIVTRTSIKVISRSRKTINDSLVNAEAAVLTTLLGGLWMQMDCHFVKFNLEGGKKKHIPVVFSAYKKGIYETDIVMAVIPTDENSKVYGEILIPIRIVTDPKAENFKESPRNGKKMIIDENEASHDEVLSYICENALYNLYEVDSYSLVISLVLLFVAFILIILGTVVFIKRKRHSKYCDDEDHYHNIMRNSVIEHHHILGGSTNLALEMAKRSHVEKVRNNTRFSLVMGKQNACVFKERAHKTSNFENYRNL from the exons atgaGTGTGGGCAGAAAATCAGATATATTTAGCAAATTAATTAACCATGGGAATATAGAAAATTTCGATAACTTGGGGGAAGACGAAcaggaggagaaagaaaaaggaaaagaagcagaagaaaaaggaaaagaaaaagaaaatgaagaagaagaaaaagaggcgAAGAAGCCGCAGGAGCAGGCACAGCCTGAGCAATCCGATCAACAAAGTGGCCACAAGTCGCTGAGGGAAGAAGGGTCGAAGTCAGATAGTAGAGAGAAGGAAGGAACACAGAGCAATCTGAGTGAACCCCCCCCTGGAGGTGAGTCTCCACAAGAAGGGGGTGATAATCTAGAACATGGCATCGAAGTGGTAGCAGGAAAGGGGGACGACAAATCGAAAGGGCAAGAAagagagaaagagaaaaatttaatgggtagcaaaaaggaaggggaaaaaacggaaaagtcGAATGAAGAAGGAAGCCCGAAGGGTGATTCTCTCCAGGGTGGTGATGCGGAAGAAGGTAGTGCCTTGAGTGCTGCCGGGAAGgcggaagaagaggagggggaagaagaggagggggaagaagcggagggggaagaagaggagggggaagaagaggagggggaagaagaggaggataaaaataaCCAGGGGAATAAATACCAACTtaatgaaggagaaaacgtGGCACAAGAAGACAtcaaaacacaaaaatttgaCCACTACACAATCGTCACAAACTCGAACGATGTCCTTAACGATATCAGAGTTGACGCATCAGATATTTCCAAGCTGAGCATTGAAAGCATAAACATACCTTACAGCGAAGAGAATAAAACTGTGTTCACGCACCAGAGACACATAGTCCTAACGAacaagggaaataaaaaatacagaatCGTTTTGATGACAAAGAATCCGAAGTTTACCGAATTGGAGGATGAACCGAATGAAGGAGCTGCGACCAATACATTCATTGAGAGGGAGaggatggaaaagaaaaagacacCAAACGGTGAGGGTGAACACGATAACGACAGAACGAATTTGTATGGGGGTAAGGGGACACTCGATTTTGGTAAGGCTTATCACAGCAACAGGAAGGGAAGCGGCCGAGAGATGGGAACCCCCAGCGGGACGAGAAATCCCAATGTGGAGATGCACACCGCTGGTGGTACCGGTGAGGGTGGCATACGGGGAACGATAAACCGGCTGTTCAGCTTTCTATCCTTCAAGGTAAATCGAGATGAGCCTGTTAGTGGGACGGGCGAATCGAAGGACGGTGGCGGAAGGGATGGCGGCGatgggggcaaaaaaggaaacgatAACGGCGGAGACGACCGCAGTGAGCGCAGTGATCGCAGTGATCGCAGTGACCACAGTGACCGCAGTGACCGCCCACCCCGGGATGACCGTACGCACGACTTGTACGAAATTTTGAGTGCCGACAAGCTGGTGGACCAGTACCTGCTAAACCTGAAAAACGACGCCCTCGACAAGCAAGAGCTAATATTCGTCCTGAGAGGAGACTTGGATTTGCACTCGGCGTACATGAAAAGGGTTATCAAAAGAAGCAACGCGAAATTTGAGCAGCACATAAAGAAAAACTTCCAGCAAGTGGACAGAATAGTGTATGACGTCTCGTCTCCGATCAACtttctgtgtttttttgtgccaacCGTTTTTGACATGAGCAACTTTCACTTGTTGAAGGAGGCGCTCTTGGTGTTGCAAAGGGAGCTGGAGAGGTACATGGAGAACTGGAGCTTCTCCAATACGTACGTGACGTTGGACGCGCCGCACGTGGGGGGTGGCGAGAGTGGCGCCCCGGCGGATGGGAGAAATGATAGTCACAAAGGAGCACACGCGGACATCCACAAAGATGCACACGTGGACAGCCGCGCAGATGCACATGTGGACAACCGCGCAGATGGCCCCACCAACAGGAAGGCCAGAAAATTCgtcaagaagaaaaaaaaactgtacaATGGGAAGTACTCCTTTCTACGCAAATTCTGGAGCTTCGACTCAATAATTGCATTCGCTAgaagaatgaacaaaaaaaatatggacatcgaaaaggaaattttaaatttcttaccCAAGGAATTGAGAGAGTATTCAACGTGGAATCTGTCAGTTATCCGAGTATTTAATGCATGGTTTTTAGCAGGCTatgggaacaaaaatgtcaaaGTGTGCGTAATAGACTCAGGGGTGGATAAGAATCATATCGacttaatgaaaaatgtgtacattcCGGAATATTCAGAACAATACGAAATGACGGAAGATTTTTACGATTTTATGGTGAAGAATCCAACAGACTCTTCTGGACATGGGACACATGTCACAGGAATAGTCGGTGGAATAGCCAATGATTTAGGTATGGTTGGTGTGGCTCCCAATGTTACTTTAATATCGTTAAGGTTTATCGATGGAGTGAAATATGGAGGAAGTTTTCACGCCATTAAAGCTATTAATGtttgcattttaaataaagCACCTATCATCAATGCCAGTTGGGGGTCTAGCAAATACGACGCCAATATTTACCTTGCTGTGGAAAGGCTGAAATACACCTTCAACGGGAAGGGCACTGTGCTGGTCACAGCCGCGGGTAATGAGAGCAAGAACAACGACGAGCACCCCTTGTACCCCTCCAGTTTTAAGTTGCCCCACGTGTACAG CGTCGCCTCCATCAGCAAGAACTTCGAAATTTCTCCCTTCTCAAACTACGGAGCGAAGAGCGTACACATCATGGCCCCCGGTCATCACATATACTCCACGACACCAAACAATTcgtacaaaataaacacgGGGACCTCGATGGCGGCCCCTCATGTGTGCGGAGTGAATGCCTTAATATACTCAGTGTGTTACAACCAAGGGTTTATCCCCCCCGCAGAAGAAGTGTTAGATATAGTGACAAGGACATCTATCAAGGTCATCTCGAGAAGTAGAAAAACAATCAATGACAGTTTGGTAAATGCAGAAGCAGCTGTTCTGACAACACTGTTAGGAGGACTGTGGATGCAAATGGattgccattttgtaaaGTTCAATttggaaggaggaaaaaaaaaacacatccCTGTTGTATTTTcagcatataaaaaaggaatatacgAAACAGATATAGTTATGGCAGTCATACCTACGGACGAAAACTCCAAAGTCTATGGGGAAATTTTGATACCTATTCGAATAGTGACAGACCCGAAAGCGGAAAATTTTAAGGAGTCCCctcgaaatgggaaaaaaatgataatcgATGAGAATGAGGCAAGTCATGATGAAGTGCTCTCCTACATTTGTgaaaatgcattatacaATTTGTACGAGGTGGATAGTTATTCGCTAGTCATTTCCTTAGTGCTACTTTTTGTGGCGTTCATTTTGATAATCCTCGGAACTGTTGTGTTTATCAAGAGAAAGCGCCACAGCAAATACTGCGACGATGAAGACCATTACCACAATATTATGAGGAACAGTGTCATCGAGCACCACCACATTTTAGGTGGTAGCACAAACCTCGCACTCGAAATGGCCAAACGTTCGCATGTAGAAAAAGTAAGAAACAACACCCGATTCAGCCTTGTGATGGGGAAACAAAACGCTTGTGTGTTCAAGGAAAGGGCGCACAAAACGTCAAATTTTGAGAATTACAgaaacttataa